The following proteins are encoded in a genomic region of Thiomonas sp. X19:
- a CDS encoding ABC transporter permease — MLRLEPRAAPSRAMLLLSPLVALAVTVLFGAAMFAVLGKNPLAGLALFFVEPVKNLYGLAELGMKATPLILCGLGLAACYRANVWNIGAEGQFVLGAIAAGGVALQAGDDTTRWILLPILLAGVLGGMAWAAIVAVLRDRFNANEILTSLMLVYVAQYLLDDLVYGPWKDPNGYNFPQTALFAASTTLPKLISDTRLNIGFAIAMVAVVAMSLFMRRSLQGFRLIVGGQAPDAARYAGFSARKSLWTVLLLSGGMSGLAGALEAVGPLGQLTPHVSQGYGFAAIIVAFVGRLNAVGIVFSGLLMAMFYIGGELAQSRLGLPNAMTGVFQGLLLFCLLAADTLVTHRVRLARSGVRHA, encoded by the coding sequence ATGCTCAGGCTTGAACCCCGCGCCGCGCCCTCGCGCGCCATGTTGTTGCTGTCGCCGCTCGTCGCTTTGGCCGTCACGGTGTTGTTCGGCGCGGCGATGTTCGCCGTGCTCGGCAAAAACCCGCTGGCTGGCCTGGCGCTGTTTTTCGTCGAGCCGGTGAAAAACCTCTACGGCCTGGCCGAGCTGGGGATGAAGGCCACGCCGCTGATTCTCTGCGGCCTGGGCCTGGCGGCCTGCTACCGCGCCAATGTCTGGAACATCGGTGCCGAGGGGCAATTCGTGCTCGGTGCCATTGCCGCCGGCGGGGTGGCGCTGCAGGCGGGCGACGACACCACGCGCTGGATCCTGCTGCCGATCCTGCTCGCCGGCGTGCTCGGCGGCATGGCGTGGGCGGCCATCGTCGCCGTGCTGCGCGACCGCTTCAACGCCAACGAAATCCTCACCAGCCTGATGCTGGTGTACGTGGCCCAGTACCTGCTGGACGACCTGGTCTACGGTCCCTGGAAGGACCCCAACGGCTACAACTTTCCGCAGACCGCGCTGTTCGCCGCGTCCACCACGCTGCCCAAGCTCATCTCCGATACGCGGCTGAACATCGGCTTCGCCATCGCCATGGTCGCGGTGGTGGCGATGAGCCTGTTCATGCGCCGCAGCCTGCAGGGCTTTCGCCTCATCGTCGGCGGGCAGGCGCCGGATGCGGCGCGTTACGCCGGGTTCTCGGCGCGCAAATCGTTGTGGACGGTGCTGCTGCTGTCGGGCGGCATGAGCGGCCTGGCCGGCGCGCTCGAGGCCGTGGGGCCGCTCGGCCAGCTCACGCCGCACGTGTCGCAGGGCTATGGTTTCGCCGCCATCATCGTGGCCTTCGTCGGCCGGCTCAATGCGGTGGGTATCGTGTTCTCGGGCCTGCTCATGGCCATGTTCTACATCGGCGGCGAACTGGCGCAGTCGCGCCTGGGCCTGCCCAACGCCATGACCGGGGTGTTCCAGGGCCTGCTGCTGTTCTGCCTGCTGGCCGCCGACACCCTGGTGACCCATCGCGTACGCCTGGCGCGCAGCGGAGTGCGCCATGCATGA
- a CDS encoding ABC transporter permease, translating to MHEFALLLASALSAGTPLALASLGLLVNEKSGVVNLGAEGMMLMAAIAGFAVAVTTGNQWLAFGAGAVVGSLLAALVGLLVLWLGTNQYATGLALSLFGAGLSAFVGLDYVGRNLPPFGHVHIPLLSDLPFVGPALFSHHLMVYLTVLLALGIHLFLHRTRAGLVLRAVGESPQSAHALGYPVRRIRLLALMFGGALCGVAGAYLSVIYTPMWVQGMTAGRGWIALALTTFATWRPGRVLLGAYLFGGVTMLQFYFQGAGVQVPSQLLSMLPYVATIVVLALMSRNPAWIRINMPASLGKVFRPMG from the coding sequence ATGCATGAATTCGCCCTGCTGCTGGCCTCGGCGCTGTCCGCCGGCACGCCCCTCGCACTGGCCTCGCTGGGCCTGCTGGTCAACGAGAAGTCGGGCGTGGTCAACCTCGGCGCCGAGGGCATGATGCTGATGGCCGCGATCGCCGGTTTCGCCGTGGCCGTGACCACCGGCAACCAGTGGCTGGCGTTCGGCGCCGGCGCGGTGGTGGGCAGCCTGCTGGCGGCGCTGGTCGGCCTGCTGGTGCTGTGGCTGGGCACCAACCAGTACGCCACCGGGCTGGCGCTGAGCCTGTTCGGCGCCGGGCTGTCGGCCTTCGTCGGGCTGGATTACGTGGGCCGCAACCTGCCGCCGTTCGGCCATGTGCATATTCCGCTGCTGTCGGACCTGCCTTTCGTCGGACCGGCGCTGTTCTCGCACCACCTCATGGTCTATCTCACCGTGCTGCTGGCGCTGGGCATCCACCTGTTCCTGCACCGCACCCGCGCCGGGCTGGTGCTGCGCGCGGTGGGCGAATCGCCGCAATCGGCGCATGCGCTGGGCTATCCGGTGCGGCGCATCCGCCTGCTGGCGCTGATGTTCGGCGGCGCGCTGTGCGGCGTGGCAGGCGCCTACCTGTCGGTGATCTACACGCCCATGTGGGTGCAGGGCATGACGGCGGGGCGCGGCTGGATCGCGCTGGCGCTGACCACCTTCGCCACCTGGCGGCCAGGCCGCGTGCTGCTCGGCGCCTACCTGTTCGGCGGCGTGACCATGCTGCAGTTCTACTTCCAGGGCGCGGGCGTGCAGGTGCCGTCGCAGTTGCTGTCGATGCTGCCCTATGTCGCCACCATCGTGGTGCTGGCGCTGATGTCGCGCAACCCCGCCTGGATCCGCATCAACATGCCGGCGTCGCTGGGCAAGGTGTTCCGGCCGATGGGGTGA
- a CDS encoding BMP family ABC transporter substrate-binding protein, producing the protein MQNRDRIRLLGASLALGAAGLPRLAQAAAPLKVGFIYVGPVGDAGWSYAHDQARQALQAHFGARISTQFVENVPEGPDAARVLRDLCQQGDGLVYATSFGFMESVLRVARDFPKVKFEHATGYKTAANVGTYDARTYEGAYMAGIIAGGMTRTGTLGVVGSVPIPEVIRNIDSFTLGAQSVNPRVKVKVVWVNKWFDPPKETEAATSLVNQGADVLFQNTDSPAVLQTAEKLGKYAFGWDSDMAKFGPKAHLASAIIDWTPIYIFETGKVLDNSWKPAQIWWGVEHGAIDLVSVSSVVPEKIRSRVAQVKAGLKDGSFSIWSGPILGQNGATVLAAGAKADDKFLHGIDFYVKGVEGHVPGK; encoded by the coding sequence ATGCAGAACAGGGATCGGATTCGTTTATTGGGCGCCTCGCTGGCGCTGGGCGCTGCGGGCCTGCCGCGGCTGGCGCAGGCCGCAGCGCCGCTGAAGGTGGGCTTCATCTACGTCGGCCCGGTGGGCGACGCCGGCTGGAGCTATGCCCACGACCAGGCGCGCCAGGCGCTGCAGGCGCACTTTGGTGCGCGCATCAGCACCCAGTTCGTGGAAAACGTGCCCGAAGGCCCGGACGCCGCGCGCGTGCTGCGCGACCTGTGCCAGCAGGGCGACGGCCTTGTTTACGCCACCAGTTTCGGCTTCATGGAATCGGTGCTGCGCGTGGCGCGCGACTTCCCCAAGGTCAAGTTCGAGCACGCCACCGGCTACAAGACGGCGGCCAACGTCGGCACCTACGACGCCCGCACCTACGAGGGCGCCTACATGGCCGGCATCATCGCCGGCGGCATGACCAGGACCGGCACCCTCGGCGTGGTCGGCTCGGTGCCCATTCCCGAGGTGATCCGCAACATCGATTCCTTCACCCTGGGAGCGCAGTCGGTCAACCCCAGGGTGAAGGTCAAGGTGGTGTGGGTGAACAAGTGGTTCGATCCGCCCAAGGAGACCGAGGCCGCCACCTCGCTGGTCAACCAGGGCGCCGACGTGCTGTTCCAGAACACCGATTCCCCCGCCGTGCTGCAGACCGCCGAGAAGCTGGGCAAGTACGCCTTCGGCTGGGACAGCGACATGGCCAAGTTCGGCCCCAAGGCGCATCTGGCCTCGGCCATCATCGACTGGACTCCCATCTATATTTTCGAGACCGGCAAGGTGCTCGACAACAGTTGGAAGCCGGCGCAAATCTGGTGGGGCGTGGAGCATGGCGCCATCGACCTGGTGTCCGTCTCCAGCGTGGTGCCGGAAAAAATTCGCAGCCGCGTCGCGCAGGTCAAGGCCGGGTTGAAGGACGGCAGCTTCAGCATCTGGAGCGGCCCCATCCTCGGCCAGAACGGCGCCACCGTCCTGGCCGCCGGAGCCAAGGCCGACGACAAGTTCCTGCATGGCATCGACTTCTACGTCAAGGGCGTGGAAGGCCACGTGCCGGGCAAGTAA
- a CDS encoding adenosine deaminase, which yields MASQRLALLDAVCAAPKAELHVHIEGTLEPELAFALARRNGVTLRWRSSAELRAAYAFDSLQSFLDLYYAGCDVLRTEQDFFDLAWAYFQRAASDRVVRAEVFFDPQSHTARGVGFDVFMPGLLRAVARAQQQLGLSAAYILCLLRHLSEDDGIATLQAAQPWAQHFIGLGLDSSERGNPPEKFARLYAQARAQGLRLVAHAGEEGPAAYVRDALDLLGAERIDHGVHAADDPALVRRLAGQGIALTVCPLSNVKLCVFPDMAAHNLPALLHAGVKVMVNSDDPAYFGGYVNANYQALLAAHPELDSADAYRLLRNSLEASFAPAGRIAAWVGKLDAHWRAQGLDAG from the coding sequence ATGGCGAGCCAGCGGCTGGCGCTGCTGGACGCCGTGTGCGCCGCGCCCAAGGCCGAATTGCATGTGCACATCGAAGGCACGCTCGAACCCGAGCTGGCCTTCGCGCTGGCGCGGCGCAACGGCGTGACGCTGCGTTGGCGCAGCAGCGCGGAGCTGCGCGCCGCCTACGCCTTCGACAGCCTGCAGTCCTTCCTCGACCTGTACTACGCCGGCTGCGACGTGCTGCGCACCGAGCAGGATTTCTTCGACCTGGCCTGGGCCTACTTCCAGCGCGCAGCCAGCGACCGCGTGGTGCGGGCCGAGGTGTTCTTCGACCCGCAGAGCCACACCGCGCGCGGCGTCGGCTTCGACGTGTTCATGCCCGGCCTGCTGCGCGCCGTCGCACGCGCGCAGCAGCAGCTGGGTCTGAGCGCGGCCTACATCCTCTGCCTGCTGCGGCATCTGAGCGAGGACGATGGCATCGCCACGCTGCAGGCGGCGCAACCCTGGGCGCAGCACTTCATCGGCCTCGGGCTCGACTCGTCCGAGCGCGGCAATCCGCCGGAAAAATTCGCGCGGCTCTACGCCCAGGCCCGCGCGCAGGGCCTGCGGCTGGTGGCGCACGCCGGCGAGGAGGGGCCGGCGGCCTATGTGCGCGACGCGCTCGACCTGCTCGGCGCCGAGCGCATCGACCACGGCGTGCATGCGGCCGACGACCCCGCGCTGGTGCGGCGGCTGGCCGGCCAAGGCATTGCGCTCACCGTCTGCCCGCTGTCGAACGTGAAGCTGTGCGTGTTCCCCGACATGGCGGCGCACAACCTGCCCGCACTGTTGCACGCGGGGGTGAAGGTCATGGTGAATTCCGACGACCCGGCCTATTTCGGCGGCTACGTCAACGCCAACTACCAGGCCCTGCTCGCCGCGCATCCCGAGCTGGACAGCGCCGACGCCTACCGCCTGCTGCGCAACAGCCTGGAGGCGAGCTTCGCGCCGGCCGGCCGGATTGCAGCCTGGGTCGGGAAGCTTGACGCCCATTGGCGTGCGCAGGGACTCGACGCGGGGTGA